One genomic segment of Streptomyces liangshanensis includes these proteins:
- a CDS encoding L,D-transpeptidase family protein: MLRTSALRRGLAAAAVLAVGAGCTVGPGGDRPAGADGKPGGGAGALVTPGPGSSSVSAPPRPSKNPAARPGGARTSPAASPAASASASASASAREPSTRTPSARTPSARTASPGAARPRTVLASGATSDQVRELQARLRQAGHFDRTPTGYYGTLTAAAVSSFQGGRGLSRTGTTDVVTWRKLLGTTRKPTRDELWPPTERPVAAPDPRCLKGRVLCVSKNSRTLSWMVDGRRVSTMDVRFGSQYTPTREGTFTVYWKSRHHVSTLYDTAMPYAMFFSGGQAVHFSADFAARGYSGASHGCVNVRDEAKIASLFAQVQTGDKVVIYW, translated from the coding sequence ATGCTCAGGACCTCCGCACTGCGCAGAGGGCTCGCGGCGGCGGCCGTGCTGGCCGTGGGTGCCGGCTGTACGGTCGGGCCGGGCGGCGACCGGCCGGCCGGGGCGGACGGCAAGCCGGGCGGCGGCGCGGGGGCGCTCGTCACCCCCGGGCCCGGGTCGTCGTCGGTCTCCGCGCCGCCCAGGCCGTCGAAGAATCCGGCCGCCCGGCCGGGCGGGGCCCGGACGAGCCCGGCGGCCTCCCCCGCCGCTTCCGCTTCTGCCTCCGCTTCCGCTTCCGCGCGCGAGCCGTCCACCCGTACGCCGTCGGCCCGTACCCCGTCCGCCCGTACCGCCTCGCCCGGCGCGGCGCGGCCGAGGACGGTGCTGGCGAGCGGCGCCACGAGCGACCAGGTGCGGGAACTCCAGGCGAGGCTGCGGCAGGCCGGCCACTTCGACCGCACACCGACGGGGTACTACGGCACGCTCACGGCGGCGGCCGTCTCGTCCTTCCAGGGCGGGCGCGGGCTGTCCCGTACCGGTACGACGGACGTCGTCACGTGGCGGAAGCTGCTGGGGACGACGCGGAAGCCGACCCGCGACGAGCTGTGGCCGCCGACGGAACGGCCGGTCGCGGCGCCCGATCCGCGGTGCCTGAAGGGGCGGGTGCTGTGCGTCAGCAAGAACAGCCGCACGCTGTCGTGGATGGTCGACGGGAGGCGTGTGTCGACGATGGACGTGCGCTTCGGTTCGCAGTACACACCGACGCGCGAGGGCACGTTCACGGTGTACTGGAAGTCCCGGCACCACGTCTCGACGCTGTACGACACCGCGATGCCGTACGCGATGTTCTTCAGCGGCGGCCAGGCGGTGCACTTCTCGGCGGACTTCGCGGCCCGCGGCTACTCCGGCGCCTCGCACGGCTGCGTCAACGTCCGCGACGAGGCGAAGATCGCGTCCCTGTTCGCCCAGGTCCAGACCGGCGACAAGGTAGTCATCTACTGGTAG
- a CDS encoding RNA polymerase sigma factor: MLGDDAELTAAVRAAQDGDENAFRTVYRAVHPRLLGYVRTLVGDLDAEDVTSEAWLQIARDLDRFDGDADRFRGWAARIARNRALDHIRMRGRRPAVGGDETELTGQPAESDTADEAMEALSTGRTMALIAQLPQDQAEAVVLRVVVGLDAKSAALTLGKRPGAVRTAAHRGLKRLAELLGAEDADGIEDPAGGDRGEGGFGRGTGGGRRFDPVAETAYPRSEGTDEGTAAPATRTAPRGAAGRSAGLGIVPPQRGKRAGAAASGGVTHSRLRTLKDM, from the coding sequence GTGCTGGGGGACGACGCGGAGCTGACCGCCGCGGTGCGCGCGGCACAGGACGGGGACGAGAACGCGTTCCGGACTGTGTACCGCGCCGTGCACCCGCGGTTGCTGGGCTACGTACGCACGCTCGTCGGCGATCTCGACGCCGAGGACGTGACGTCCGAGGCCTGGCTCCAGATCGCCCGCGACCTCGACCGCTTCGACGGCGACGCCGACCGCTTCCGCGGCTGGGCCGCCAGGATCGCCCGTAACCGCGCCCTCGACCACATCCGGATGCGCGGCCGGCGGCCCGCCGTCGGCGGCGACGAGACGGAACTGACCGGGCAGCCCGCCGAGTCCGACACCGCGGACGAGGCGATGGAGGCCCTCTCCACCGGCCGCACGATGGCCCTCATCGCCCAACTGCCCCAGGACCAGGCCGAGGCCGTCGTCCTGCGGGTCGTCGTCGGGCTCGACGCGAAGAGCGCGGCCCTGACCCTGGGCAAACGCCCCGGCGCGGTCAGGACCGCCGCGCACCGCGGGCTCAAGCGGCTGGCCGAACTGCTGGGCGCCGAGGACGCCGACGGCATCGAGGACCCGGCGGGGGGCGACCGCGGGGAGGGCGGCTTCGGGCGGGGTACGGGCGGAGGCCGCCGTTTCGACCCCGTCGCGGAAACCGCTTACCCCCGGAGCGAGGGCACGGACGAGGGAACGGCCGCCCCGGCGACCCGTACGGCGCCGCGCGGCGCCGCAGGTCGGAGCGCCGGGCTCGGCATCGTTCCGCCGCAGCGCGGCAAACGGGCGGGAGCCGCGGCGTCCGGAGGTGTGACGCATTCGCGCCTGCGGACGCTGAAAGACATGTGA
- a CDS encoding glycoside hydrolase domain-containing protein, whose translation MSKHRLSKRGRYIAWGVAGVVAAGGAGVAAQTSMAASALPAQKTYTGRAFDACTAPSLAAMKAWHGGLYGAAAVYIGGKNRGCAQPNLTASWVKSVNATGWKLIPLYVGAQPPCQSGKSPEKFTAANAASLGASNATDAVTKASALGMKAGSPVYLDMEPYTLTDKACNDAVLTYVRSFSKTLRAKNYRAGYYGFSSSSAKAIATATNKTDLPGNLWYALWDNKYTTTTDWPWDPKLFTDHSRAHQYMVNSKETRGGYTITVDRNAWDAPVAIIG comes from the coding sequence ATGTCCAAGCACCGGTTGTCCAAGAGAGGCCGCTACATCGCCTGGGGTGTGGCGGGTGTGGTCGCCGCCGGAGGTGCCGGGGTCGCGGCGCAGACGTCGATGGCGGCGAGTGCGCTGCCCGCGCAGAAGACGTACACCGGGCGGGCCTTCGACGCGTGCACGGCGCCGTCGCTGGCGGCGATGAAGGCCTGGCACGGGGGTCTGTACGGGGCCGCCGCGGTGTACATCGGGGGGAAGAACCGGGGCTGCGCGCAGCCGAACCTGACCGCGTCCTGGGTCAAGTCGGTCAACGCCACCGGCTGGAAGCTGATCCCCCTGTACGTGGGCGCCCAGCCGCCCTGCCAGAGCGGCAAGAGCCCCGAGAAGTTCACCGCCGCCAACGCGGCCTCCCTCGGCGCGAGCAACGCCACCGACGCCGTCACCAAGGCCTCGGCGCTCGGCATGAAGGCCGGCAGCCCCGTCTACCTCGACATGGAGCCGTACACCCTCACCGACAAGGCCTGCAACGACGCCGTACTCACCTACGTACGGTCCTTCAGCAAGACCCTGCGCGCCAAGAACTACCGCGCCGGCTACTACGGCTTCAGCAGCTCCAGCGCCAAGGCCATCGCCACCGCCACCAACAAGACCGACCTGCCCGGCAACCTCTGGTACGCCCTGTGGGACAACAAGTACACGACCACCACCGACTGGCCCTGGGACCCCAAGCTGTTCACCGACCACAGCCGCGCCCACCAGTACATGGTCAACAGCAAGGAAACACGCGGCGGGTACACCATCACCGTCGACCGCAACGCCTGGGACGCCCCCGTCGCCATCATCGGCTGA
- a CDS encoding PLP-dependent aminotransferase family protein, with protein sequence MPGHTTSSVREKTTLPWQLALTVDRDSPLPLAVQVRNSLRRLVENGSLRPGTRIPSTRQLAHDLGVSRSVTVEAYEQLAAEGYLLTKRGSGTTVSEPPASQAVPTLVAPDRDRESAGALWDLRTGTSDIAAFPRQEWIRCLTAVINDAGRQELSYAPPAGVPLTRHVLTGYLGRVRGVRTRPEDLMLTAGFAQGLALICQVLIDRGHTALGVEDPGHPGEREFITSSGLRPVGIPVDQDGLRVDLLERSGVRAVLMTPGNHFPTGARLGTDRRERLIAWARAVDGYVLEDDFDSAFLHRSDRLPALQSLAPDRVVYAGSASKILAPALRLGWLAAPSELMASVEHVRSGWDIGCSGIEQLTLARFIDTGALDRHQRKMRTEFHKRRAVVHRQCAAHLPGTRLLGRDSGLQAYVELPRHLDEQALVRAARNRSVLVRGGRFYTLADTTRPPALVVSYASVNRAELSRSLAALGEAYRELGGAAR encoded by the coding sequence ATGCCTGGCCATACCACTTCGAGCGTCAGGGAGAAGACCACTTTGCCGTGGCAGCTCGCCCTCACCGTGGACCGCGACTCACCCCTCCCGCTGGCGGTCCAAGTCCGCAACTCCCTGCGCCGGCTGGTCGAGAACGGCTCCCTGCGGCCGGGCACCCGCATCCCCTCGACCCGCCAGCTCGCCCACGATCTCGGGGTGTCCCGCAGCGTCACGGTCGAGGCGTACGAGCAACTCGCCGCCGAGGGATACCTGCTGACCAAACGCGGGTCGGGCACCACGGTCTCGGAGCCCCCCGCGTCCCAGGCCGTCCCCACCCTCGTGGCGCCCGACCGCGACCGTGAGTCCGCGGGCGCGCTGTGGGACCTGCGCACCGGCACCTCGGACATCGCGGCCTTCCCCCGCCAGGAGTGGATCCGCTGCCTCACCGCCGTCATCAACGACGCGGGCCGCCAGGAACTGAGCTACGCGCCCCCCGCCGGCGTACCACTCACCCGGCACGTCCTGACCGGATACCTCGGCCGCGTACGGGGCGTCCGCACCCGCCCCGAGGACCTGATGCTCACCGCGGGCTTCGCCCAGGGGCTGGCGCTGATCTGCCAGGTGCTCATCGACCGGGGCCACACCGCGCTCGGCGTCGAGGACCCGGGCCACCCCGGCGAACGGGAGTTCATCACCAGCTCGGGCCTGCGGCCGGTGGGCATACCCGTCGACCAGGACGGGTTACGGGTGGACCTCCTGGAGCGCAGCGGCGTGCGCGCGGTCCTCATGACCCCGGGCAACCACTTCCCGACCGGCGCCCGGCTCGGCACGGACCGCCGCGAGCGCCTCATCGCGTGGGCGCGGGCGGTGGACGGCTATGTGCTGGAGGACGACTTCGACAGCGCCTTCCTGCACCGCTCCGACCGGCTGCCCGCCCTCCAGAGCCTGGCCCCCGACCGGGTCGTCTACGCCGGCAGCGCCAGCAAGATCCTCGCCCCCGCCCTGCGCCTGGGCTGGCTGGCCGCGCCCTCGGAACTGATGGCGTCCGTCGAGCACGTACGGTCCGGCTGGGACATCGGCTGCTCCGGCATCGAACAGCTCACGCTGGCCCGCTTCATCGACACCGGCGCCCTCGACCGCCACCAGCGCAAGATGCGCACGGAGTTCCACAAGCGCCGCGCCGTCGTCCACCGCCAGTGCGCGGCCCACCTCCCGGGCACCCGCCTCCTGGGCCGCGACAGCGGCCTCCAGGCGTACGTCGAACTCCCCCGCCACCTCGACGAACAGGCCCTGGTCCGCGCGGCCCGCAACCGCTCGGTCCTCGTCCGCGGCGGCCGCTTCTACACCCTGGCCGACACCACGCGCCCCCCGGCCCTGGTGGTCAGCTACGCGTCGGTGAACCGCGCCGAGCTGTCCCGCAGCCTGGCCGCCCTCGGCGAGGCCTACCGGGAGCTGGGCGGGGCGGCCCGCTGA
- a CDS encoding anthranilate synthase component I family protein → MSLISELARSESGATGTEGRVGEPAAAEGVRVRVVSAELPPTDPLGLYETLLRTREPDDVYLFESLDGPIHDRHYTAVGYGRLAELRVFADRVELVAAGELEGALAASLAAVAGAGRGEPGGVLRWPAGDADAVWRMLRAVQGAFVVDTEVPANTFAFGFLTTLSYEAAWLMEELPDREAGSELPRCTLTLFRDTVWYDVRDGGVRHLSAHGDRLPPDAGPPLREVLDEVRARGAEAVAVVPEAPVPLSVRDNVDEATFVARAERCLAHIGVGDSYQIQIGHRIDVESELTPLQVYQRLRHRNPSPYMYLVPWAGRTVIGASPELFVRIQDGTLSMRPIAGTAPRSADPAEDARLVAGLRESAKEQAEHVMLVDLCRNDIGRVCVPGTLSVDTMMEVEPFAYVHHLVSTVSGQVRDGTDVWAAVCATFPAGTMTGAPKVRAMEIISEIEDSPRGIYAGALGLVDVRGFAVLALCIRTAVHDGLRYSTQASAGVVADSVPADEWRETLAKMSATYWALTGEELLK, encoded by the coding sequence GTGTCTTTGATATCGGAATTAGCCAGGTCCGAGTCCGGTGCGACGGGTACGGAGGGGCGGGTCGGGGAACCCGCCGCCGCCGAGGGGGTACGGGTCCGGGTGGTCTCCGCGGAGCTGCCGCCCACGGATCCGCTGGGGCTCTACGAGACGCTGCTCCGGACGCGGGAGCCGGACGACGTCTATCTCTTCGAGAGCCTGGACGGCCCGATCCACGACCGGCACTACACCGCCGTGGGGTACGGGCGGCTGGCCGAACTGCGGGTCTTCGCCGACCGGGTGGAGCTGGTGGCGGCCGGGGAGCTGGAAGGGGCGCTGGCCGCGTCGCTGGCGGCGGTGGCCGGCGCCGGGCGCGGTGAGCCGGGCGGGGTGCTGCGGTGGCCGGCCGGGGACGCCGACGCCGTGTGGCGCATGCTGCGGGCGGTGCAGGGCGCGTTCGTGGTGGACACCGAGGTCCCGGCGAACACCTTCGCCTTCGGGTTCCTGACCACGCTGTCCTACGAGGCGGCCTGGCTCATGGAGGAACTCCCCGACCGGGAGGCGGGGTCGGAGCTGCCGCGCTGCACGCTGACCCTGTTCCGGGACACCGTCTGGTACGACGTGCGGGACGGCGGCGTACGTCATCTCTCCGCGCACGGCGACCGGTTGCCGCCCGATGCCGGGCCGCCCCTGCGGGAGGTGCTGGACGAGGTGCGGGCGCGCGGCGCGGAGGCGGTCGCGGTGGTGCCCGAGGCACCCGTACCGCTGTCGGTGCGGGACAACGTGGACGAGGCGACGTTCGTCGCGCGCGCCGAACGCTGCCTGGCCCACATCGGGGTGGGCGACAGCTACCAGATCCAGATCGGCCACCGGATCGACGTCGAGTCCGAGCTGACCCCGCTCCAGGTGTACCAGCGGCTGCGGCACCGCAATCCGTCGCCGTACATGTACCTGGTCCCGTGGGCCGGGCGGACGGTGATCGGCGCGAGTCCCGAGCTGTTCGTACGGATCCAGGACGGCACGCTCTCGATGCGGCCGATCGCCGGGACCGCGCCGCGCTCCGCCGACCCGGCGGAGGACGCGCGGCTGGTGGCGGGGCTGCGGGAGAGCGCCAAGGAGCAGGCCGAGCACGTCATGCTCGTCGACCTGTGCCGCAACGACATCGGCCGGGTGTGCGTGCCGGGCACCCTGAGCGTCGACACCATGATGGAGGTCGAACCCTTCGCGTACGTGCACCACCTGGTCTCCACGGTGTCCGGGCAGGTCAGGGACGGTACGGACGTGTGGGCGGCGGTCTGCGCGACCTTCCCGGCCGGCACCATGACCGGCGCGCCGAAGGTGCGCGCCATGGAGATCATCAGCGAGATCGAGGACAGCCCCCGGGGCATCTACGCCGGGGCGCTCGGGCTGGTGGACGTACGCGGCTTCGCGGTGCTCGCGCTGTGCATCCGCACCGCCGTCCACGACGGGCTGCGCTACAGCACGCAGGCGTCGGCGGGCGTGGTGGCCGACTCCGTACCCGCCGACGAATGGCGCGAGACGCTGGCCAAGATGAGCGCCACGTACTGGGCGCTGACGGGTGAGGAGCTGTTGAAGTGA
- a CDS encoding anthranilate synthase component II: MRILLVDAYDSFSHIIDQYLLTLGAETEVVRSRTRTVEQLVDSAPDAVVLGPGPGHPADSGHVELVHAFAGRVPLLGVCLGHQAIGLAYGAEIAVAKHLMHGKTSPVEHDGRGVFAGAVTPLTVTRYHSLIVTGPVPELAVTATSLDDGYVMGVRHRTLAVEGVQFHPESVTTHDGLRLFENFLAGASGSPRAAAGAAAG, from the coding sequence GTGAGGATCCTGCTCGTCGACGCGTACGACAGCTTCAGCCACATCATCGACCAGTACCTGCTGACGCTGGGGGCCGAGACCGAGGTGGTGCGCTCGCGCACCCGCACGGTGGAGCAGCTGGTGGACTCGGCGCCCGACGCGGTGGTCCTGGGCCCGGGCCCCGGGCACCCGGCCGACTCGGGGCACGTGGAGCTGGTGCACGCCTTCGCCGGGCGCGTGCCGCTGCTCGGCGTGTGTCTCGGCCACCAGGCGATCGGGCTCGCGTACGGGGCGGAGATCGCCGTCGCGAAGCACCTGATGCACGGCAAGACGAGCCCGGTCGAGCACGACGGGCGGGGCGTGTTCGCGGGCGCCGTCACGCCGCTGACCGTCACCCGCTACCACTCGCTGATCGTCACCGGGCCGGTGCCGGAGCTGGCGGTGACGGCGACCTCGCTGGACGACGGCTACGTGATGGGGGTGCGCCACCGGACCCTCGCCGTCGAGGGGGTGCAGTTCCACCCGGAGAGCGTGACGACCCACGACGGGCTGCGGCTCTTCGAGAACTTCCTCGCGGGTGCGAGCGGTTCGCCGCGCGCCGCGGCGGGCGCGGCCGCGGGCTGA
- a CDS encoding B3/B4 domain-containing protein → MDSTSPGASTLAVTIDARLSERVPAYVLGLIAVPDIDVVKDAPAVDALLTAAEDALHAEKLSKADVSALPAIAAWRDAYRAVDVNPNRFPCAAESVLRRVAKGDRLPRINALVDLCNAVSLAGRLPVASCDVGDIRGELSVRLADGGETYLPLGAPDAPEHPDAGEVVYADGRGRAHSRRWNWRQGDVVKTGLGRRRILLTVEAAHDGGRDAVEESLGRLAESLAGLTATYGRPLVLDRATPTGVLFGAPAAVPVR, encoded by the coding sequence ATGGACAGCACCTCCCCCGGCGCGAGCACGCTCGCGGTCACGATCGACGCGCGCCTGTCGGAGCGCGTGCCCGCCTACGTGCTCGGCCTGATCGCCGTACCGGACATCGACGTCGTCAAGGACGCGCCGGCCGTCGACGCCCTCCTCACGGCCGCCGAGGACGCGCTGCACGCCGAGAAGCTCAGCAAGGCGGACGTCTCCGCGCTGCCCGCGATCGCCGCGTGGCGCGACGCCTACCGGGCGGTCGACGTCAACCCCAACCGCTTCCCCTGCGCGGCCGAGTCGGTGCTGCGCCGGGTCGCCAAGGGGGACCGGCTGCCGCGCATCAACGCCCTGGTGGACCTGTGCAACGCGGTGTCGCTGGCCGGGCGGTTGCCGGTCGCCTCGTGCGATGTGGGCGACATCCGGGGCGAGTTGTCGGTCCGGCTCGCGGACGGGGGCGAGACGTACCTGCCGCTCGGCGCGCCGGACGCGCCGGAACACCCCGACGCGGGCGAGGTCGTCTACGCGGACGGCCGGGGCCGCGCCCACTCGCGGCGGTGGAACTGGCGGCAGGGCGACGTGGTCAAGACCGGTCTCGGGCGGCGCCGGATCCTGCTCACCGTCGAGGCCGCGCACGACGGCGGACGGGACGCCGTCGAGGAGTCGCTCGGCCGGCTCGCGGAGTCGCTGGCCGGTCTCACCGCGACGTACGGGAGGCCGCTGGTCCTGGACCGGGCCACGCCGACCGGGGTGCTGTTCGGCGCCCCGGCGGCCGTGCCGGTCCGCTGA
- a CDS encoding ATP-grasp domain-containing protein, with the protein MNRSILVVYRPAAGRYTSQFRSVVEAADSLGVRTVVLLPTGWEDVPETAGLPCYHADLDDTAAVRAAVDTVCAEHRVERIFPLFEGDVLAAGRCRKDHGIPGLTPDQALNFRDKNVMHRRAEELGVRVARSCRPDTITAVAEFAAEVGYPVVIKPYAGWACGDTYRVDGREDLDRVWDAMGDDRHEYRVEEFIRGTEFHVDSLLQNGEVVFEQLSRYTYSVLEYLDEPGGTISRKHDLTTREQRILDLNALVLRGFGMSTGVVHAEFFLPDDDGDIVFGEAGARAGGGSIVPAIEAGRGINLAGEWCRLELDPDHRPAARLGPEIGTEYLSSARYGRITAITTPEQLTALDTVLDADVWKSVGDVLAPPTASNDVLGWYVCEGTDFEDVRARFKTVRDAFRVETEQPGA; encoded by the coding sequence ATGAACCGTTCCATCCTGGTGGTGTACCGGCCGGCCGCAGGCCGCTACACCTCGCAGTTCCGCAGCGTCGTCGAGGCCGCCGACTCCCTGGGCGTGCGGACCGTGGTGCTGCTGCCCACCGGCTGGGAGGACGTCCCCGAGACCGCGGGGCTGCCCTGCTACCACGCCGACCTGGACGACACCGCCGCCGTGCGCGCCGCGGTCGACACCGTCTGCGCCGAGCACCGCGTCGAGCGGATCTTCCCGCTCTTCGAGGGTGACGTGCTCGCGGCCGGCCGGTGCCGCAAGGACCACGGCATCCCCGGCCTCACCCCGGACCAGGCGCTCAACTTCCGCGACAAGAACGTGATGCACCGCAGGGCCGAGGAGCTGGGGGTACGGGTGGCCCGCTCCTGCCGCCCCGACACGATCACCGCGGTCGCCGAGTTCGCCGCCGAGGTGGGCTACCCGGTCGTCATCAAGCCGTACGCGGGCTGGGCCTGCGGCGACACCTACCGGGTGGACGGCCGCGAGGACCTGGACCGGGTCTGGGACGCGATGGGCGACGACCGGCACGAGTACCGGGTCGAGGAGTTCATCCGCGGCACCGAGTTCCACGTGGACTCGCTGCTCCAGAACGGCGAGGTCGTCTTCGAGCAGCTCTCCCGCTACACGTACTCCGTGCTGGAGTACCTCGACGAGCCCGGCGGCACCATCTCCCGCAAGCACGACCTGACCACCCGCGAACAGCGCATCCTGGACCTGAACGCCCTGGTCCTGCGGGGGTTCGGGATGAGCACCGGCGTGGTCCACGCGGAGTTCTTCCTGCCGGACGACGACGGCGACATCGTCTTCGGCGAGGCGGGGGCGCGGGCGGGCGGCGGTTCGATCGTCCCGGCCATCGAGGCGGGGCGGGGCATCAACCTCGCCGGTGAGTGGTGCCGCCTCGAACTCGACCCGGACCACCGGCCGGCCGCCCGGCTCGGGCCGGAGATCGGCACCGAGTACCTCAGCTCCGCGCGGTACGGGCGCATCACCGCCATCACCACGCCCGAGCAGCTGACCGCGCTCGACACGGTGCTGGACGCCGACGTGTGGAAGAGCGTCGGCGACGTCCTGGCCCCGCCGACCGCGTCCAACGACGTGCTGGGCTGGTACGTGTGCGAGGGCACCGACTTTGAGGACGTCCGGGCCCGGTTCAAGACCGTACGGGACGCGTTCCGCGTCGAGACCGAACAGCCCGGCGCGTGA
- a CDS encoding MFS transporter: MWLTRFAELPLALRVLFLASFVNRAGMFVFPLLAVYLVRGEGLSPGEAGLLISVGSTGLLVGSLLSGPLCDLRGRRTALLTALLLNAAGYLGLAVFDGPPWTYAALLFVALVGMGMFSPASNTLVADLTTPEQRPFAYTISYVGNNLGMGIGPLLGGVAAAYSYQLMFAGNILAGLACAAMILVWVPRDRRGRAGGAKEKAPRGSLGHRHVLLIVLVSFFYVAPLIGLEYALPLAVTTALNESAGLVGAVYTINSVVVVSLGLFLEKHIRAYGTKPLLLAAGALWALGLAVIAFAFSLPAILLSTVVWTLGEIIASVVVPTYIADHVDERRVGGFMALNGFVLGVARLVVPVGLGVIWTSHGHEPVFLTLFAAPLLGMAAFALLRVRPSPGASAAGPPDPVAAPDAARQAN; the protein is encoded by the coding sequence GTGTGGCTGACCCGTTTCGCGGAGCTGCCGCTCGCGCTGCGCGTGCTCTTCCTCGCGTCCTTCGTCAACCGCGCGGGCATGTTCGTCTTCCCGCTCCTCGCCGTCTACCTCGTACGGGGCGAAGGCCTGAGTCCCGGCGAGGCGGGGCTGCTGATCTCGGTCGGCAGTACGGGCCTCCTGGTGGGCAGCCTGCTCAGCGGCCCGCTCTGCGACCTGCGCGGCCGGCGCACCGCGCTGCTGACCGCGCTGCTCCTGAACGCGGCGGGCTACCTGGGCCTCGCCGTCTTCGACGGACCGCCGTGGACGTACGCCGCGCTGCTGTTCGTCGCCCTCGTCGGGATGGGCATGTTCAGCCCGGCGTCCAACACGCTGGTCGCCGACCTCACCACCCCGGAGCAGCGGCCCTTCGCGTACACGATCAGTTACGTCGGCAACAACCTCGGCATGGGCATCGGCCCGCTGCTCGGCGGGGTCGCGGCGGCCTACTCGTACCAGCTGATGTTCGCCGGGAACATCCTCGCCGGGCTGGCGTGCGCCGCGATGATCCTGGTCTGGGTGCCGCGCGACCGGCGCGGCCGGGCCGGCGGCGCCAAGGAGAAGGCGCCCCGGGGCTCCCTGGGCCACCGCCACGTCCTGCTGATCGTCCTGGTCTCCTTCTTCTACGTCGCCCCGCTGATCGGCCTGGAGTACGCGCTGCCGCTCGCCGTCACGACGGCGCTGAACGAGTCGGCGGGGCTGGTCGGCGCCGTCTACACGATCAACAGCGTGGTCGTGGTCAGCCTCGGCCTGTTCCTGGAGAAACACATCCGGGCGTACGGCACCAAGCCGCTGCTGCTGGCCGCCGGGGCGCTGTGGGCCCTGGGGCTGGCCGTGATCGCCTTCGCCTTCTCCCTGCCCGCCATCCTGCTGTCCACGGTGGTGTGGACCCTCGGCGAGATCATCGCGTCCGTCGTGGTGCCCACCTACATCGCCGACCACGTCGACGAACGCCGGGTCGGCGGCTTCATGGCACTGAACGGCTTCGTGCTCGGCGTGGCCCGGCTCGTCGTGCCGGTCGGCCTCGGCGTCATCTGGACGTCGCACGGCCACGAGCCGGTCTTCCTCACCCTGTTCGCCGCCCCGCTGCTCGGCATGGCCGCCTTCGCGCTGCTGCGCGTCAGGCCGTCCCCGGGCGCGTCCGCGGCCGGACCCCCTGACCCTGTCGCCGCGCCCGACGCGGCACGACAGGCCAACTGA